A portion of the Actomonas aquatica genome contains these proteins:
- a CDS encoding Gfo/Idh/MocA family protein: MSSYPTLRRRDFLTSLGVAGSAALLLPRSLRAAPSDQLKIGFIGAGGWAQAAISGQVEQHYVAFCDVDDERAAKTYADHPQVPHYRDVRKFLDRHAAEMDGVVITTPDHAHYPLAMMAMEAGLNVYLEKPMATTPWECRRIAAAAAFHGVSTQLGTQGHAMEGTRLLREWIASGVVGPVTDVWLWTDRTQKRISIWSETLAEAEPERDTIDWRAWLMDRPYRPYSSQYAPQVWRNWWGFGSGAICDIGMHMFDAVRFALDTGFPESVIPEVSGVSEYTIPQWANLRYRFPARGSHPPLTVHWRNGWKGDVQNHPSGIPHVPDEVVRETKNGMAFAGPEGTMFIPDMRVSRSPKIYPEAREQEVRANRPAKWLPRVKGGHFQDWYNAIHAGRSGGADFAYGAALTEQVLLGALAERSGEEIRWDAASMTAIGSPKATAMARPERRDGAWQPTRELAAVLAKLPD, from the coding sequence ATGTCGTCCTACCCCACGCTTCGTCGACGCGACTTTCTTACTTCACTCGGTGTGGCCGGCTCGGCCGCCCTCTTGCTCCCGCGCTCGCTGCGCGCCGCGCCATCGGACCAGCTGAAGATCGGCTTCATCGGTGCCGGCGGTTGGGCCCAGGCGGCGATCAGCGGACAGGTGGAGCAGCACTACGTGGCGTTCTGTGATGTCGACGACGAGCGTGCGGCGAAGACTTACGCGGACCATCCACAGGTGCCGCACTACCGCGACGTGCGGAAATTTCTCGACCGGCATGCGGCGGAGATGGACGGCGTGGTCATCACGACACCGGACCACGCGCACTACCCGCTGGCGATGATGGCGATGGAGGCCGGGCTGAACGTGTATTTGGAAAAACCCATGGCGACGACGCCGTGGGAATGCCGGCGCATCGCGGCGGCGGCGGCGTTTCACGGCGTGTCGACCCAGCTCGGCACGCAGGGCCATGCGATGGAAGGCACCCGGCTGCTGCGGGAGTGGATTGCCAGCGGCGTGGTCGGTCCGGTGACCGATGTGTGGCTGTGGACCGATCGCACCCAGAAGCGCATTTCCATCTGGTCCGAAACGCTGGCCGAGGCGGAGCCGGAGCGCGACACGATCGATTGGCGGGCCTGGTTGATGGACCGCCCCTACCGTCCCTACAGCTCGCAGTATGCGCCGCAGGTGTGGCGCAATTGGTGGGGCTTCGGCAGCGGGGCGATCTGCGACATCGGCATGCACATGTTTGATGCGGTGCGTTTCGCGCTCGATACGGGGTTCCCGGAGAGCGTGATTCCGGAAGTGTCGGGAGTTTCTGAATACACCATCCCGCAGTGGGCGAACCTGCGTTACCGTTTCCCTGCGCGCGGCTCGCATCCGCCGCTCACGGTGCACTGGCGCAATGGCTGGAAGGGCGACGTGCAGAATCATCCGAGCGGCATCCCGCACGTGCCCGACGAGGTGGTGCGCGAGACGAAGAACGGCATGGCCTTCGCCGGGCCGGAGGGGACGATGTTCATCCCGGACATGCGGGTGAGTCGCAGTCCGAAGATCTACCCCGAGGCGCGCGAGCAGGAGGTGCGGGCCAACCGTCCGGCCAAGTGGTTGCCGCGGGTGAAGGGCGGGCACTTCCAGGATTGGTATAACGCCATCCACGCTGGCCGCAGCGGCGGGGCGGACTTCGCTTACGGCGCAGCGCTCACCGAGCAGGTGTTGCTGGGCGCTCTGGCGGAGCGTTCCGGTGAAGAGATCCGTTGGGATGCGGCCAGCATGACCGCGATAGGTTCACCGAAGGCCACCGCGATGGCGCGGCCGGAGCGGCGCGATGGCGCGTGGCAACCGACCAGGGAACTCGCGGCGGTGTTGGCCAAGTTGCCGGATTAG